A single genomic interval of Gossypium raimondii isolate GPD5lz chromosome 11, ASM2569854v1, whole genome shotgun sequence harbors:
- the LOC105801756 gene encoding LRR receptor-like serine/threonine-protein kinase ERL1 isoform X2, whose amino-acid sequence MEEGVLLKKIMRRQELLVMVIAFLLLFLLCSHASSLNDEGKALMSIKASFSNVANVLLDWDDVNNFDFCSWRGVFCDNSSLAVVSLNLSNLILGGEISPAIGDLRSLQSLDLMGNKLTGQVPDEIGNCGSLVYLDLSDNLLYGDIPFSISRLKRLEFLNLKNNQLTGPIPSTLTQIPNLKTLDLARNQLKGEIPRLIYWNEVLQYLGLRGNMLIGTLSPDICQLTGLWYFGSIPDSIGNCTSFEILDISYNRITGEIPYNIGFLQVATLSLQGNKLTGNIPEVIGLMQALAVLDLSENELVGHIPPILGNLSFTGKLYLHGNKLTGPIPPELGNMSKLSYLQLNDNQLVGSIPAELGKLEQLFELNLANNHLEGPIPHNISSCTALNKFNVHGNRLNGSIPPGFQNLESLTYLNLSLNNFKGWVPIELGHIINLDTLDLSGNNFSGPLPASIGELEHLLTLNLSDNKLDGQLPAEFGNLRSIQIIDLSFNSITGNIPVEFGQLQNIVSLILKNNKLQGEIPEQLTNCFSLTNLNVSYNNLSGVVPPTRNFSRFSSDSFLGNPMLCGDWLGSICGPSMPKSRVFSRAAVVCMTLGFITLVAMTVLAIYKSNQQKQVMKGPMKSVAHPPKLVVLHMDMAIHTFDDIMRFTDNLSDKYIIGYGASSTVYKCTLKNSRPIAIKRLYTHFPNNLREFETELETIGSIRHRNIVSLHGYSLSPYGNLLFYDYMENGSLWDLLHGLSKKVKLDWETRLKIAVGAAQGLAYLHHDCSPRIIHRDVKSSNILLDENFEAHLSDFGIAKCIPTTKTHTSTYVLGTIGYIDPEYARTSRLNEKSDVYSFGIVLLELLTGKKAVDNESNLHQLILSKADDNTVMEAVDPEVSVTCMNLTHVRKTFQLALLCTKRHPSERPTMHEVARALVSLLPSAPAPKLCSAPTKPVDYARFIIDKGLQRSQKEQQQRQQVPQETNSSDAQWFARFREVISMNTL is encoded by the exons ATGGAGGAAGGGGTGTTGCTGAAGAAGATAATGAGAAGGCAGGAGCTTTTAGTAATGGTGATAgcgtttcttcttctttttcttctttgttctcATGCTTCTTCACTCAATGACGAAG GGAAGGCGTTGATGTCGATAAAGGCATCCTTTAGCAATGTGGCAAATGTACTGCTCGACTGGGATGATGTTAACAATTTTGACTTTTGTTCTTGGCGTGGTGTTTTCTGTGACAATTCTAGCCTTGCTGTGGTTTCCCT gaatttgtcaaatttgatTCTTGGCGGGGAGATTTCACCGGCCATTGGTGATTTAAGGAGCTTGCAGTCCTT AGACTTGATGGGGAACAAATTGACTGGACAAGTTCCAGATGAGATTGGAAACTGTGGTTCGCTTGTTTATCT GGACTTATCTGACAATCTTTTGTATGGTGACATACCTTTCTCCATATCCAGGCTCAAGCGGCTAGAATTTTT GAATTTGAAGAACAATCAGCTAACAGGTCCTATTCCTTCGACCTTAACCCAGATTCCGAACCTGAAAACTCT TGATCTAGCAAGAAACCAGCTTAAGGGAGAGATACCGAGGCTAATCTACTGGAATGAAGTCTTGCAGTATCT TGGCTTGCGCGGCAATATGTTGATTGGAACTCTTTCACCTGATATATGTCAATTGACTGGCCTATGGTATTT CGGTAGCATCCCGGACAGCATTGGTAATTGTACAAGCTTTGAAATCTT GGACATTTCCTATAATCGGATTACCGGGGAGATACCGTACAATATTGGTTTCCTTCAAGTTGCAACTTT GTCACTTCAAGGAAATAAGCTTACTGGGAACATCCCGGAGGTCATTGGTTTAATGCAGGCCCTTGCTGTACT GGACTTGAGTGAGAATGAACTAGTCGGGCATATTCCACCAATACTCGGAAATTTATCGTTCACTGGAAAATT GTACCTTCATGGAAACAAGCTGACCGGTCCAATTCCACCAGAGCTGGGCAATATGTCAAAACTTAGTTACTT ACAATTAAATGACAACCAACTCGTTGGTTCTATCCCTGCCGAGCTCGGGAAGCTGGAGCAGTTGTTTGAATT GAATCTTGCCAACAATCATTTAGAAGGACCCATTCCGCATAACATCAGCTCCTGCACTGCTCTGAATAAGTT CAATGTGCATGGTAATCGCCTAAATGGGTCTATTCCACCAGGCTTCCAGAATTTAGAGAGCTTAACCTAttt AAATCTATCCTTGAACAATTTCAAAGGCTGGGTACCTATCGAACTTGGACATATCATTAATCTTGATACTTT GGATCTATCCGGAAACAACTTTTCAGGCCCTCTACCTGCTTCCATAGGTGAACTGGAGCATCTTCTTACACT GAACTTGAGTGATAACAAACTTGATGGACAACTACCTGCTGAGTTTGGGAATCTCAGAAGCATACAAATCAT TGATCTCTCATTCAATAGTATAACTGGCAACATTCCTGTAGAGTTTGGTCAGCTGCAAAATATTGTCTCTCT AATACTAAAGAACAACAAGTTGCAAGGTGAAATCCCTGAGCAGCTTACGAATTGTTTCAGTCTTACTAACCT GAATGTGTCGTACAATAACTTATCCGGCGTCGTACCTCCGACAAGGAACTTCTCCCGGTTTTCATCCGATAG CTTCCTAGGAAACCCAATGCTCTGTGGAGATTGGTTGGGATCAATCTGTGGCCCATCTATGCCAAAGTCTAGAG TTTTCTCCCGAGCTGCTGTTGTTTGTATGACTTTGGGCTTCATCACTTTGGTGGCTATGACCGTTCTTGCGATTTATAAGTCGAACCAACAGAAGCAAGTGATGAAGGGTCCTATGAAATCTGTTGCGCATCCGCCGAAGCTGGTTGTTCTTCACATGGATATGGCTATTCATACGTTTGATGATATAATGAGATTCACTGATAATTTGAGTGATAAGTATATCATAGGCTATGGTGCTTCTAGCACGGTATACAAATGTACTTTGAAAAATTCCCGTCCAATTGCAATTAAGAGACTCTACACCCATTTCCCAAACAACTTGAGGGAGTTCGAGACTGAACTCGAAACCATTGGCAGTATAAGACATAGGAACATTGTCAGCTTGCATGGCTACTCATTATCTCCGTACGGGAACCTTCTGTTCTATGACTATATGGAGAATGGCTCATTGTGGGATCTTTTACATG GGCTGTCCAAAAAGGTGAAGCTTGACTGGGAAACAAGGTTGAAGATTGCTGTTGGAGCAGCACAAGGGCTTGCTTATCTTCACCATGATTGCAGCCCTCGAATTATTCACAGGGATGTCAAGTCCTCGAATATTCTTCTAGACGAGAATTTTGAGGCTCATCTGTCTGATTTTGGGATTGCCAAGTGCATACCAACAACAAAGACACACACCTCTACTTATGTTCTGGGAACCATTGGCTATATTGACCCAGAATATGCCCGTACCTCACGTCTTAATGAAAAATCAGATGTTTATAGTTTCGGCATTGTTCTTCTGGAGCTTTTGACCGGGAAAAAGGCTGTGGACAATGAATCGAATTTACATCAACTG ATACTGTCAAAGGCTGATGATAATACGGTGATGGAAGCGGTTGATCCAGAAGTCTCAGTTACATGCATGAACTTGACTCATGTCCGAAAGACATTCCAACTTGCTTTGTTGTGCACTAAGCGACACCCGTCTGAGAGACCAACCATGCATGAGGTTGCCAGGGCTTTGGTCTCCCTTCTTCCATCGGCTCCAGCGCCTAAGCTCTGTTCAGCTCCAACAAAACCAGTCGACTATGCTCGGTTTATCATAGACAAAGGACTGCAGCGGTCACAAAAGGAGCAACAACAAAGGCAGCAAGTCCCACAGGAGACCAACTCTTCTGATGCTCAATGGTTTGCTCGTTTCCGAGAAGTCATTTCTATGAACACCCTTTAA
- the LOC105801756 gene encoding LRR receptor-like serine/threonine-protein kinase ERL1 isoform X1, whose product MEEGVLLKKIMRRQELLVMVIAFLLLFLLCSHASSLNDEGKALMSIKASFSNVANVLLDWDDVNNFDFCSWRGVFCDNSSLAVVSLNLSNLILGGEISPAIGDLRSLQSLDLMGNKLTGQVPDEIGNCGSLVYLDLSDNLLYGDIPFSISRLKRLEFLNLKNNQLTGPIPSTLTQIPNLKTLDLARNQLKGEIPRLIYWNEVLQYLGLRGNMLIGTLSPDICQLTGLWYFDVRGNNLSGSIPDSIGNCTSFEILDISYNRITGEIPYNIGFLQVATLSLQGNKLTGNIPEVIGLMQALAVLDLSENELVGHIPPILGNLSFTGKLYLHGNKLTGPIPPELGNMSKLSYLQLNDNQLVGSIPAELGKLEQLFELNLANNHLEGPIPHNISSCTALNKFNVHGNRLNGSIPPGFQNLESLTYLNLSLNNFKGWVPIELGHIINLDTLDLSGNNFSGPLPASIGELEHLLTLNLSDNKLDGQLPAEFGNLRSIQIIDLSFNSITGNIPVEFGQLQNIVSLILKNNKLQGEIPEQLTNCFSLTNLNVSYNNLSGVVPPTRNFSRFSSDSFLGNPMLCGDWLGSICGPSMPKSRVFSRAAVVCMTLGFITLVAMTVLAIYKSNQQKQVMKGPMKSVAHPPKLVVLHMDMAIHTFDDIMRFTDNLSDKYIIGYGASSTVYKCTLKNSRPIAIKRLYTHFPNNLREFETELETIGSIRHRNIVSLHGYSLSPYGNLLFYDYMENGSLWDLLHGLSKKVKLDWETRLKIAVGAAQGLAYLHHDCSPRIIHRDVKSSNILLDENFEAHLSDFGIAKCIPTTKTHTSTYVLGTIGYIDPEYARTSRLNEKSDVYSFGIVLLELLTGKKAVDNESNLHQLILSKADDNTVMEAVDPEVSVTCMNLTHVRKTFQLALLCTKRHPSERPTMHEVARALVSLLPSAPAPKLCSAPTKPVDYARFIIDKGLQRSQKEQQQRQQVPQETNSSDAQWFARFREVISMNTL is encoded by the exons ATGGAGGAAGGGGTGTTGCTGAAGAAGATAATGAGAAGGCAGGAGCTTTTAGTAATGGTGATAgcgtttcttcttctttttcttctttgttctcATGCTTCTTCACTCAATGACGAAG GGAAGGCGTTGATGTCGATAAAGGCATCCTTTAGCAATGTGGCAAATGTACTGCTCGACTGGGATGATGTTAACAATTTTGACTTTTGTTCTTGGCGTGGTGTTTTCTGTGACAATTCTAGCCTTGCTGTGGTTTCCCT gaatttgtcaaatttgatTCTTGGCGGGGAGATTTCACCGGCCATTGGTGATTTAAGGAGCTTGCAGTCCTT AGACTTGATGGGGAACAAATTGACTGGACAAGTTCCAGATGAGATTGGAAACTGTGGTTCGCTTGTTTATCT GGACTTATCTGACAATCTTTTGTATGGTGACATACCTTTCTCCATATCCAGGCTCAAGCGGCTAGAATTTTT GAATTTGAAGAACAATCAGCTAACAGGTCCTATTCCTTCGACCTTAACCCAGATTCCGAACCTGAAAACTCT TGATCTAGCAAGAAACCAGCTTAAGGGAGAGATACCGAGGCTAATCTACTGGAATGAAGTCTTGCAGTATCT TGGCTTGCGCGGCAATATGTTGATTGGAACTCTTTCACCTGATATATGTCAATTGACTGGCCTATGGTATTT CGATGTTCGGGGAAACAATTTAAGCGGTAGCATCCCGGACAGCATTGGTAATTGTACAAGCTTTGAAATCTT GGACATTTCCTATAATCGGATTACCGGGGAGATACCGTACAATATTGGTTTCCTTCAAGTTGCAACTTT GTCACTTCAAGGAAATAAGCTTACTGGGAACATCCCGGAGGTCATTGGTTTAATGCAGGCCCTTGCTGTACT GGACTTGAGTGAGAATGAACTAGTCGGGCATATTCCACCAATACTCGGAAATTTATCGTTCACTGGAAAATT GTACCTTCATGGAAACAAGCTGACCGGTCCAATTCCACCAGAGCTGGGCAATATGTCAAAACTTAGTTACTT ACAATTAAATGACAACCAACTCGTTGGTTCTATCCCTGCCGAGCTCGGGAAGCTGGAGCAGTTGTTTGAATT GAATCTTGCCAACAATCATTTAGAAGGACCCATTCCGCATAACATCAGCTCCTGCACTGCTCTGAATAAGTT CAATGTGCATGGTAATCGCCTAAATGGGTCTATTCCACCAGGCTTCCAGAATTTAGAGAGCTTAACCTAttt AAATCTATCCTTGAACAATTTCAAAGGCTGGGTACCTATCGAACTTGGACATATCATTAATCTTGATACTTT GGATCTATCCGGAAACAACTTTTCAGGCCCTCTACCTGCTTCCATAGGTGAACTGGAGCATCTTCTTACACT GAACTTGAGTGATAACAAACTTGATGGACAACTACCTGCTGAGTTTGGGAATCTCAGAAGCATACAAATCAT TGATCTCTCATTCAATAGTATAACTGGCAACATTCCTGTAGAGTTTGGTCAGCTGCAAAATATTGTCTCTCT AATACTAAAGAACAACAAGTTGCAAGGTGAAATCCCTGAGCAGCTTACGAATTGTTTCAGTCTTACTAACCT GAATGTGTCGTACAATAACTTATCCGGCGTCGTACCTCCGACAAGGAACTTCTCCCGGTTTTCATCCGATAG CTTCCTAGGAAACCCAATGCTCTGTGGAGATTGGTTGGGATCAATCTGTGGCCCATCTATGCCAAAGTCTAGAG TTTTCTCCCGAGCTGCTGTTGTTTGTATGACTTTGGGCTTCATCACTTTGGTGGCTATGACCGTTCTTGCGATTTATAAGTCGAACCAACAGAAGCAAGTGATGAAGGGTCCTATGAAATCTGTTGCGCATCCGCCGAAGCTGGTTGTTCTTCACATGGATATGGCTATTCATACGTTTGATGATATAATGAGATTCACTGATAATTTGAGTGATAAGTATATCATAGGCTATGGTGCTTCTAGCACGGTATACAAATGTACTTTGAAAAATTCCCGTCCAATTGCAATTAAGAGACTCTACACCCATTTCCCAAACAACTTGAGGGAGTTCGAGACTGAACTCGAAACCATTGGCAGTATAAGACATAGGAACATTGTCAGCTTGCATGGCTACTCATTATCTCCGTACGGGAACCTTCTGTTCTATGACTATATGGAGAATGGCTCATTGTGGGATCTTTTACATG GGCTGTCCAAAAAGGTGAAGCTTGACTGGGAAACAAGGTTGAAGATTGCTGTTGGAGCAGCACAAGGGCTTGCTTATCTTCACCATGATTGCAGCCCTCGAATTATTCACAGGGATGTCAAGTCCTCGAATATTCTTCTAGACGAGAATTTTGAGGCTCATCTGTCTGATTTTGGGATTGCCAAGTGCATACCAACAACAAAGACACACACCTCTACTTATGTTCTGGGAACCATTGGCTATATTGACCCAGAATATGCCCGTACCTCACGTCTTAATGAAAAATCAGATGTTTATAGTTTCGGCATTGTTCTTCTGGAGCTTTTGACCGGGAAAAAGGCTGTGGACAATGAATCGAATTTACATCAACTG ATACTGTCAAAGGCTGATGATAATACGGTGATGGAAGCGGTTGATCCAGAAGTCTCAGTTACATGCATGAACTTGACTCATGTCCGAAAGACATTCCAACTTGCTTTGTTGTGCACTAAGCGACACCCGTCTGAGAGACCAACCATGCATGAGGTTGCCAGGGCTTTGGTCTCCCTTCTTCCATCGGCTCCAGCGCCTAAGCTCTGTTCAGCTCCAACAAAACCAGTCGACTATGCTCGGTTTATCATAGACAAAGGACTGCAGCGGTCACAAAAGGAGCAACAACAAAGGCAGCAAGTCCCACAGGAGACCAACTCTTCTGATGCTCAATGGTTTGCTCGTTTCCGAGAAGTCATTTCTATGAACACCCTTTAA
- the LOC105801756 gene encoding LRR receptor-like serine/threonine-protein kinase ERL1 isoform X3, which yields MVGVGKALMSIKASFSNVANVLLDWDDVNNFDFCSWRGVFCDNSSLAVVSLNLSNLILGGEISPAIGDLRSLQSLDLMGNKLTGQVPDEIGNCGSLVYLDLSDNLLYGDIPFSISRLKRLEFLNLKNNQLTGPIPSTLTQIPNLKTLDLARNQLKGEIPRLIYWNEVLQYLGLRGNMLIGTLSPDICQLTGLWYFDVRGNNLSGSIPDSIGNCTSFEILDISYNRITGEIPYNIGFLQVATLSLQGNKLTGNIPEVIGLMQALAVLDLSENELVGHIPPILGNLSFTGKLYLHGNKLTGPIPPELGNMSKLSYLQLNDNQLVGSIPAELGKLEQLFELNLANNHLEGPIPHNISSCTALNKFNVHGNRLNGSIPPGFQNLESLTYLNLSLNNFKGWVPIELGHIINLDTLDLSGNNFSGPLPASIGELEHLLTLNLSDNKLDGQLPAEFGNLRSIQIIDLSFNSITGNIPVEFGQLQNIVSLILKNNKLQGEIPEQLTNCFSLTNLNVSYNNLSGVVPPTRNFSRFSSDSFLGNPMLCGDWLGSICGPSMPKSRVFSRAAVVCMTLGFITLVAMTVLAIYKSNQQKQVMKGPMKSVAHPPKLVVLHMDMAIHTFDDIMRFTDNLSDKYIIGYGASSTVYKCTLKNSRPIAIKRLYTHFPNNLREFETELETIGSIRHRNIVSLHGYSLSPYGNLLFYDYMENGSLWDLLHGLSKKVKLDWETRLKIAVGAAQGLAYLHHDCSPRIIHRDVKSSNILLDENFEAHLSDFGIAKCIPTTKTHTSTYVLGTIGYIDPEYARTSRLNEKSDVYSFGIVLLELLTGKKAVDNESNLHQLILSKADDNTVMEAVDPEVSVTCMNLTHVRKTFQLALLCTKRHPSERPTMHEVARALVSLLPSAPAPKLCSAPTKPVDYARFIIDKGLQRSQKEQQQRQQVPQETNSSDAQWFARFREVISMNTL from the exons ATGGTGGGTGTAGGGAAGGCGTTGATGTCGATAAAGGCATCCTTTAGCAATGTGGCAAATGTACTGCTCGACTGGGATGATGTTAACAATTTTGACTTTTGTTCTTGGCGTGGTGTTTTCTGTGACAATTCTAGCCTTGCTGTGGTTTCCCT gaatttgtcaaatttgatTCTTGGCGGGGAGATTTCACCGGCCATTGGTGATTTAAGGAGCTTGCAGTCCTT AGACTTGATGGGGAACAAATTGACTGGACAAGTTCCAGATGAGATTGGAAACTGTGGTTCGCTTGTTTATCT GGACTTATCTGACAATCTTTTGTATGGTGACATACCTTTCTCCATATCCAGGCTCAAGCGGCTAGAATTTTT GAATTTGAAGAACAATCAGCTAACAGGTCCTATTCCTTCGACCTTAACCCAGATTCCGAACCTGAAAACTCT TGATCTAGCAAGAAACCAGCTTAAGGGAGAGATACCGAGGCTAATCTACTGGAATGAAGTCTTGCAGTATCT TGGCTTGCGCGGCAATATGTTGATTGGAACTCTTTCACCTGATATATGTCAATTGACTGGCCTATGGTATTT CGATGTTCGGGGAAACAATTTAAGCGGTAGCATCCCGGACAGCATTGGTAATTGTACAAGCTTTGAAATCTT GGACATTTCCTATAATCGGATTACCGGGGAGATACCGTACAATATTGGTTTCCTTCAAGTTGCAACTTT GTCACTTCAAGGAAATAAGCTTACTGGGAACATCCCGGAGGTCATTGGTTTAATGCAGGCCCTTGCTGTACT GGACTTGAGTGAGAATGAACTAGTCGGGCATATTCCACCAATACTCGGAAATTTATCGTTCACTGGAAAATT GTACCTTCATGGAAACAAGCTGACCGGTCCAATTCCACCAGAGCTGGGCAATATGTCAAAACTTAGTTACTT ACAATTAAATGACAACCAACTCGTTGGTTCTATCCCTGCCGAGCTCGGGAAGCTGGAGCAGTTGTTTGAATT GAATCTTGCCAACAATCATTTAGAAGGACCCATTCCGCATAACATCAGCTCCTGCACTGCTCTGAATAAGTT CAATGTGCATGGTAATCGCCTAAATGGGTCTATTCCACCAGGCTTCCAGAATTTAGAGAGCTTAACCTAttt AAATCTATCCTTGAACAATTTCAAAGGCTGGGTACCTATCGAACTTGGACATATCATTAATCTTGATACTTT GGATCTATCCGGAAACAACTTTTCAGGCCCTCTACCTGCTTCCATAGGTGAACTGGAGCATCTTCTTACACT GAACTTGAGTGATAACAAACTTGATGGACAACTACCTGCTGAGTTTGGGAATCTCAGAAGCATACAAATCAT TGATCTCTCATTCAATAGTATAACTGGCAACATTCCTGTAGAGTTTGGTCAGCTGCAAAATATTGTCTCTCT AATACTAAAGAACAACAAGTTGCAAGGTGAAATCCCTGAGCAGCTTACGAATTGTTTCAGTCTTACTAACCT GAATGTGTCGTACAATAACTTATCCGGCGTCGTACCTCCGACAAGGAACTTCTCCCGGTTTTCATCCGATAG CTTCCTAGGAAACCCAATGCTCTGTGGAGATTGGTTGGGATCAATCTGTGGCCCATCTATGCCAAAGTCTAGAG TTTTCTCCCGAGCTGCTGTTGTTTGTATGACTTTGGGCTTCATCACTTTGGTGGCTATGACCGTTCTTGCGATTTATAAGTCGAACCAACAGAAGCAAGTGATGAAGGGTCCTATGAAATCTGTTGCGCATCCGCCGAAGCTGGTTGTTCTTCACATGGATATGGCTATTCATACGTTTGATGATATAATGAGATTCACTGATAATTTGAGTGATAAGTATATCATAGGCTATGGTGCTTCTAGCACGGTATACAAATGTACTTTGAAAAATTCCCGTCCAATTGCAATTAAGAGACTCTACACCCATTTCCCAAACAACTTGAGGGAGTTCGAGACTGAACTCGAAACCATTGGCAGTATAAGACATAGGAACATTGTCAGCTTGCATGGCTACTCATTATCTCCGTACGGGAACCTTCTGTTCTATGACTATATGGAGAATGGCTCATTGTGGGATCTTTTACATG GGCTGTCCAAAAAGGTGAAGCTTGACTGGGAAACAAGGTTGAAGATTGCTGTTGGAGCAGCACAAGGGCTTGCTTATCTTCACCATGATTGCAGCCCTCGAATTATTCACAGGGATGTCAAGTCCTCGAATATTCTTCTAGACGAGAATTTTGAGGCTCATCTGTCTGATTTTGGGATTGCCAAGTGCATACCAACAACAAAGACACACACCTCTACTTATGTTCTGGGAACCATTGGCTATATTGACCCAGAATATGCCCGTACCTCACGTCTTAATGAAAAATCAGATGTTTATAGTTTCGGCATTGTTCTTCTGGAGCTTTTGACCGGGAAAAAGGCTGTGGACAATGAATCGAATTTACATCAACTG ATACTGTCAAAGGCTGATGATAATACGGTGATGGAAGCGGTTGATCCAGAAGTCTCAGTTACATGCATGAACTTGACTCATGTCCGAAAGACATTCCAACTTGCTTTGTTGTGCACTAAGCGACACCCGTCTGAGAGACCAACCATGCATGAGGTTGCCAGGGCTTTGGTCTCCCTTCTTCCATCGGCTCCAGCGCCTAAGCTCTGTTCAGCTCCAACAAAACCAGTCGACTATGCTCGGTTTATCATAGACAAAGGACTGCAGCGGTCACAAAAGGAGCAACAACAAAGGCAGCAAGTCCCACAGGAGACCAACTCTTCTGATGCTCAATGGTTTGCTCGTTTCCGAGAAGTCATTTCTATGAACACCCTTTAA
- the LOC105801755 gene encoding protein PSK SIMULATOR 1, which yields MALETWLIKVKKTISNTAKISIPKNSKASKHVKSTVGVLSFEIAGLMSKLLHLWNSLSDKNVIRLRDESVSLEGVRKIVSNDESFLLGLACAEIAENVRLVAKYISRISKRCQDSGLQCFDRWFDEFANSGHDTHSWVLSSKEMEAKNKKMDRYVTITATLYKEMEELSTVENNLRKCLKEYESSSCSSSSIKEQKIIDLQQKLFWQRQEVKYLKERSLWNRSFDMVVSMAVRSIFTILARIKLIFGIGPSLLPRSLSASATVHPTENPNGFMSGPLKIPSEEENKDSRFGFFESNTKLLKPPASTLGAAALALHYANLIIIIEKMIKSPQLVGVDARDDLYSMLPNSIRSSLRGRLKGVGFSAGDPILAGEWRTALGRILGWLSPLAHNMIKWQSERSFEQQNLLPKTNVLLLQTLFFANKDKTEAAITELLVGLNYIWRFEREMTAKALFECSNFNVQS from the coding sequence ATGGCTCTTGAAACTTGGTTAATAAAAGTGAAGAAAACGATTTCTAACACTGCCAAGATTTCAATTCCAAAGAACTCAAAAGCTTCAAAGCATGTTAAATCCACCGTCGGAGttttatcttttgaaatcgCCGGCCTTATGTCGAAGCTTCTTCACCTTTGGAATTCACTTTCCGATAAGAACGTAATTCGTCTTCGCGATGAATCGGTATCTCTCGAAGGAGTCCGTAAGATCGTGTCGAACGACGAGTCTTTCCTGTTGGGGCTGGCTTGTGCGGAGATCGCCGAGAATGTTAGGCTGGTGGCTAAGTATATTTCGAGGATAAGCAAGCGGTGTCAAGACTCGGGTCTTCAGTGTTTTGATCGGTGGTTCGATGAGTTCGCTAACTCGGGTCATGATACCCATAGTTGGGTTTTGAGTTCTAAAGAAATGGAAGCTAAAAACAAGAAGATGGATAGGTATGTGACGATCACGGCCACTTTGTATAAAGAAATGGAGGAACTATCGACGGTGGAGAACAATTTGAGGAAGTGTTTAAAAGAATACGAatcttcttcttgttcttcttcttcgatTAAAGAGCAAAAGATTATTGATTTGCAGCAAAAGCTTTTCTGGCAAAGACAAGAAGTTAAGTATTTAAAAGAGAGATCTTTATGGAATCGAAGCTTTGATATGGTTGTTTCCATGGCGGTGAGATCAATTTTCACTATCTTAGCAAGGATCAAACTTATTTTTGGGATTGGTCCTTCGTTATTACCGCGAAGTCTATCAGCTTCTGCAACTGTTCATCCAACTGAAAACCCTAACGGATTCATGTCAGGTCCATTAAAAATTCCTTCcgaagaagaaaacaaagattCGAGGTTCGGGTTTTTCGAGTCGAACACAAAGCTCCTCAAGCCTCCGGCGAGCACGTTAGGTGCGGCAGCTTTAGCTTTACACTATGCTAACTTGatcatcatcattgaaaaaaTGATCAAGTCACCACAACTGGTAGGCGTTGATGCAAGAGATGATCTTTACTCCATGTTACCGAACAGCATCCGGTCATCTTTAAGGGGTAGGTTAAAAGGAGTCGGGTTTTCAGCCGGTGACCCAATCCTCGCCGGAGAATGGAGAACAGCTTTAGGAAGGATCTTGGGTTGGTTATCACCATTAGCACACAACATGATCAAATGGCAAAGTGAAAGAAGCTTCGAACAACAAAACTTGTTGCCTAAAACAAATGTTCTTTTATTACAAACACTGTTCTTCGCCAACAAAGACAAGACCGAAGCAGCCATAACTGAGCTGCTGGTCGGCTTGAACTACATTTGGAGATTCGAAAGGGAAATGACAGCAAAAGCATTGTTCGAATGTAGCAACTTTAATGTGCAAAGTTGA